The following proteins come from a genomic window of Kwoniella bestiolae CBS 10118 chromosome 3, complete sequence:
- a CDS encoding tRNA (guanine-N(7)-)-methyltransferase: MSKRTHDQLETEMEAGPSTATSLTPSTNGTTTPDQADVGLLKIPQKRFYRQRAHANVFVDHELDYPKSPSAMDWSFHYPQYFSYPDQAEPLPGQNTKKVEWADVGCGFGGLLMALAPMFPETLMLGMEIRMSVTKYVTDRIAATRQSQSLAGEGEKQPGEYQNVSVIRANAMKHITNFFDKGQLSKIFFLFPDPHFKNRKQKARIITPGLLAEYAYVLRPGGILYTVTDVKDLHEWMALHLNNHPLFIPIPNSELADDPILEAARTATEEGKKVERNKGDKWVACFRRAEDPVD; the protein is encoded by the exons ATGTCAAAGAGAACACACGATCAACTGGAAACGGAAATGGAAGCTGGACCGTCGACTGCTACTTCCCTAACCCCAAGTACGAATGGGACGACCACCCCTGATCAGGCTGATgtggggttgttgaagatACCTCAG AAACGATTCTATAGGCAGAGGGCACATGCGAACGTATTTGTGGATCATGAGTTGGATTA CCCTAAATCACCTTCCGCAATGGACTGGTCCTTCCATTACCCCCAATACTTCTCCTACCCCGATCAGGCTGAACCTCTCCCCGGACAAAATACCAAGAAGGTAGAATGGGCAGATGTGGGATGTGGATTTGGGGGTCTGCTCATGGCTCTTGCTCCCATGTTTCCTGAGACGTTGATGCTGG GCATGGAGATCAGAATGTCCGTAACCAAATACGTGACCGACCGAATAGCTGCCACTCGTCAATCCCAATCCTTAGCTGGCGAAGGGGAGAAACAACCAGGAGAATATCAGAACGTCTCGGTGATTAGGGCGAACGCTATGAAACATATAACGAATTTCTTCGACAAGGGtcag CTATCCAAGATATTCTTCTTGTTCCCCGATCCGCACTTTAAGAATCGGAAACAGAAAGCAAGGATTATAAC ACCGGGCCTCCTAGCTGAATATGCATATGTCCTTCGACCAGGGGGTATACTATACACCGTGACAGATGTGAAAG ATCTCCACGAATGGATGGCCCTGCACCTGAACAACCACCCATTATTCATACCCATCCCCAACTCTGAGCTGGCGGATGACCCTATACTCGAAGCTGCAAGGACAGCCACGGAGGAAGGtaagaaggtggagaggaataAGGGGGATAAGTGGGTTGCGTGCTTTAGGAGGGCGGAGGATCCAGTGGATTAG
- a CDS encoding mitochondrial 37S ribosomal protein mS38 has protein sequence MLLRRLYSSLPPTSRAGGSHSTTLSLPNQTTIKPQVRRNKPRTANTSALCKLKPSTAVENNLNGNGRLRRRIRPSPSLNVVSDSNRRISIFDPSPSDLIEDYSNPSTAPTSTSPSSPRLLFTHPVPSKDNVEGFKPIYLYPEQFKLHYTFTPSYHPLPLNMGTSIYTNPRKQSYLTPSSVEDIFERPPAPNPAKSLGRVPKKVNSGLNDHIRVVSHLSHPELIHGLGGMVDPWSHAHVQSDVGLEAILSTKISEMKKSSDAQWDRVLSKLEGKQNKVEVQEAGKDANLDEVVGGLNDVLAKMGLTNLPSRGRKSSMGVEEVGLSGEGEEGVLLDSVKRKRKKKISKHKYKKRRKATRALRKRLGK, from the exons ATGCTCCTACGTCGTCTctactcctccctcccacccacGTCTCGGGCAGGGGGTTCTCACTCCACCACCCTATCCCTTCCTAATCAAACTACTATTAAACCCCAAGTCCGACGAAACAAACCTCGCACAGCCAACACTTCGGCACTATGCAAGCTCAAACCCTCCACCGCCGTAGAGAACAATCTCAACGGTAATGGTCGACTCCGACGAAGAATCagaccatcaccatcactcaACGTCGTATCCGATTCCAACCGACGTATCTCCATCTTTgacccatccccatcagaCCTGATTGAAGATTactccaacccatccaccgcacccacatccacctccccctcttcacctcgaCTACTCTTCACTCATCCCGTCCCGTCCAAGGATAATGTAGAGGGATTCAAACCTATTTATTTGTACCCTGAGCAATTCAAATTACATTATACTTTTACTCCCTCCTATCATCCCCTACCTCTCAATATGGGCACAAGCATCTACACCAACCCTCGTAAACAATCCTATCTCACCCCGAGCTCCGTAGAAGATATATTCGAAAGACCACCGGCACCCAACCCCGCCAAGTCGCTTGGAAGGGTACCTAAGAAAGTCAATAGTGGGCTGAACGACCATATTAGAGTGGtatctcatctatctcatccagAGCTGATCCATGGTCTAGGGGGGATGGTCGATCCATGGTCTCATGCGCATGTTCAGTCGGATGTAGGACTGGAAGCTATCCTATCTACCAAAATTAGCGAAATGAAGAAATCAAGTGACGCTCAATGGGATAGGGTACTGAGTAAGCTGGAAGGTAAGCAGAACAAGGTAGAAGTACAAGAAGCAGGGAAAGATGCGAATCTTGATGAGGTCGTTGGAGGGTTGAATGATGTTTTGGCCAAGATGGGATTGACCAATCTTCCTTCGAGGGGTAGAAAGTCGTCGatgggagttgaggaagtgGGTTTGTCGGgggagggcgaagagggtgtGTTGCTGGATAGtgtcaagaggaagaggaagaagaagatctcgAAACACAAgtacaagaagaggagaaag GCTACTCGAGCCCTCAGAAAGAGGTTAGGAAAGTAA
- a CDS encoding protein transporter SEC24, with protein MSQEVMLPQGWEARWDSQSNAYVYVEQSTGRSQWEVPTQPSYGSSNPSVSPAPQPAASHHRPGRRQYPTAQIQQVYGGGGYDTQPQAQQPMGGASGYPDHNAQQQQPQYFTPGFGGADAQPQQPQQPAYGQQPPSYGGTPAPPYGQQQQPYPGQQPVDQMANQFQQMNVGYGGGAGGGKQLHQIQTVNLIGMQPDVTGLVAPPPPYLLPPNAAVTASPHIQPDPSYQRCTLTSMPTTQSLLNKSKLPLALVMAPYRSFRGEVDGDDPVPVVEDSVIARCRRCRAYINPFVTFIEGGNRWKCCMCGLSNEVPQLFDWNQAENKPADRWARKELNHSVVEFIAPTEYMVRPPQPPVYAFVIDVSQQAIQSGMVAVAARTILESLDNIPNADNRTKVAIIAVSTSLHFFSLPADATEASMLVVSDLTDVFLPKPVDLLVNLTESRPAIESLLGKLSDMFQDSHTVGNALGSGLQAAHQLIGKIGGKIIALTATLPTLGEGALKARDDPKLLGTSKESSLLNAASSFYKTFAIECSKQQVAVDMFLFSTSYTDVATLSCLPRYTAGQTYLYPGFNASRSEDAIKFATEFGKVLSMPMGLEAVIRVRATRGIRMSAFHGNFFIRSTDLLALPVVPTDQNYVIELQLEDDIKGSFVVLQTAILHTTCYGERRIRVITQAMPTTDSISELYGSADQIAIATYLTNKAVERSMSHSLDDARNTVTKNLSDMLAVYKNQVTSSSGASAQLAVPENLKLLPLLCCALVKHVGLREGASIPPDLRAYAQCLLTTLPCQSLVPYIHPRFYSLHNMPNDAGNINETGQMVLPPALNLTSERLERHGLFLIEDSQNIFIWVGHEAVPRLIQDVFGLNNYGELQGGKSTLPILDNPFSQRVNNIVNKTRELRRGVYRPHVYVVKSDAEPALRSWALSLLVEDRMDHMSSYAQYLTTVKNKVNGN; from the exons ATGTCGCAAGAGGTCATGCTCCCTCAGGGCTGGGAAGCTAGATG GGACTCGCAATCAAACGCCTATGTCTATGTCG AGCAATCAACCGGTAGATCTCAATGGGAAGTCCCCACGCAACCATCCTACGGCTCATCCAACCCTTCCGTATCCCCCGCTCCTCAACCTGCAGCAAGTCACCACCGACCAGGACGTCGGCAGTATCCCACAGCTCAGATCCAGCAGGTATacggagggggaggataTGATACCCAGCCTCAAGCACAACAGCCAATGGGTGGTGCATCTGGATACCCTGATCACAATgcccaacaacaacaacctcaatACTTTACCCCAGGATTCGGTGGAGCAGAcgcccaacctcaacaaccccagCAACCTGCTTACGGTCAACAGCCTCCATCCTACGGTGGTACTCCCGCACCTCCCTATggtcaacaacaacagccCTACCCTGGCCAACAGCCAGTCGACCAGATGGCCAACCAATTCCAACAGATGAACGTAGGCTATGGAGGTGGTGCTGGAGGTGGAAAACAACTTCATCAGATCCAGACCGTCAACTTGATCGGTATGCAACCGGACGTCACAGGACTAGTCgccccaccacctccatacCTTTTACCTCCCAATGCAGCTGTTACTGCCTCACCTCATATCCAACCTgatccatcatatcaacgATGCACCCTTACTTCCATGCCTACCACTCAATCACTCCTCAACAAATCGAAGCTACCCTTAGCACTGGTTATGGCCCCCTACAGGTCATTCAGGGGAGAAGTCGACGGCGATGATCCCGTACCTGTCGTGGAGGATAGCGTAATTGCAAGATGTAGGAGATGTAGAGCGTACATCAACCCCTTCGTAACGTTTATCGAAGGTGGAAATAGGTGGAAATGTTGTATGTGTGGATTATCCAACGAAGTGCCCCAGCTCTTCGATTGGAATCAAGCTGAGAACAAACCTGCCGATCGATGGGCGAGAAAGGAACTCAACCATTCCGTAGTGGAATTCATCGCACCTACCGAATATATGGTCAGACCACCCCAGCCACCAGTATACGCATTTGTCATTGACGTATCTCAACAAGCAATCCAATCGGGTATGGTGGCAGTGGCCGCTCGAACGATACTAGAGAGTCTAGATAACATCCCCAATGCCGACAACCGAACCAAAGTAGCTATCATAGCTGTATCCACTTCACTTcatttcttctctctcccaGCAGATGCCACCGAGGCTTCCATGTTGGTGGTATCGGACCTTACGGATGTCTTCTTACCTAAACCTGTAGACTTATTGGTCAACCTGACGGAATCACGTCCAGCTATCGAATCTCTCCTTGGCAAGCTAAGCGACATGTTCCAAGATTCCCACACGGTCGGTAATGCCCTTGGATCAGGTCTTCAGGCGGCCCACCAACTTATCGGTAAGATTGGTGGAAAGATCATAGCCTTGACCGCGACTTTACCAACACTGGGCGAAGGAGCTTTGAAAGCTAGAGATGATCCCAAACTTCTGGGTACCTCCAAAGAATCGTCTTTGCTCAACGCTGCATCAAGTTTCTACAAGACCTTCGCTATCGAGTGCTCGAAACAACAAGTCGCGGTTGAcatgttcctcttctccacctcctacaCGGACGTAGCGACCCTATCATGCTTGCCTAGATACACCGCTGGTCAAACGTACTTGTATCCCGGATTCAACGCCTCGAGGTCCGAAGACGCTATCAAGTTCGCCACTGAATTTGGTAAGGTATTATCTATGCCCATGGGATTAGAAGCAGTCATTAGAGTCAGAGCTACGAGGGGTATAAGGATGTCAGCGTTCCATGGTAATTTCTTCATTCGATCTACTGACTTGTTAGCTTTACCTGTGGTCCCTACCGACCAGAATTACGTGATCGAGTTACAGctcgaagatgatatcaaggGTTCTTTCGTGGTTCTTCAAACTGCCATCTTACATACGACATGTTACGGCGAACGAAGGATCAGAGTTATAACTCAGGCTATGCCTACGACGGATTCGATCTCGGAGCTGTACGGCTCAGCAGATCAAATTGCAATTGCCACCTACCTCACCAATAAGGCTGTCGAACGATCGATGTCTCATTCATTGGACGACGCTAGAAACACAGTCACCAAGAACCTCAGTGATATGTTGGCGGTATACAAGAACCAAGTCACCTCTTCGTCTGGCGCCTCTGCTCAACTGGCTGTACCCGAGAACCTCAAGCTGCTACCACTCCTATGCTGTGCGCTGGTCAAGCACGTGGGATTAAGAGAGGGAGCATCGATCCCACCTGATCTCAGAGCATATGCTCAATGTCTATTAACTACACTTCCTTGTCAATCCCTCGTTCCATACATTCATCCAAGGTTCTACTCCCTGCATAATATGCCAAACGACGCGGGCAACATCAACGAGACCGGCCAGATGGTTCTTCCCCCAGCTCTGAACCTAACCTCAGAGCGATTGGAGAGACACGGCCTGTTCCTTATTGAAGATTCACAAAACATCTTCATATGGGTAGGACACGAGGCCGTACCGAGACTCATCCAAGATGTATTCGGATTGAACAACTACGGTGAACTCCAGGGTGGGAAATCGACTTTACCAATCCTCGATAATCCCTTCTCCCAACGAGTCAATAATATCGTCAACAAGACTAGAGAGTTGAGAAGGGGTGTATATAGACCTCATGTGTATGTTGTGAAATCTGATGCGGAGCCTGCGCTGAGGAGCTGGGCTTTGAGCCTGTTGGTGGAGGATAGGATGGATCATATGAGTAGTTATGCGCAGTATTTGACGACTGTTAAGAACAAG GTGAATGGTAATTAG